From one Streptomyces sp. Q6 genomic stretch:
- a CDS encoding carbohydrate kinase family protein: protein MASTALFCGDIAFDVALRVPRHPVPDEKTHAYEHLLSAGGVAANSAVACARQGVRTSLLAVVGDDVLGTYAVDLLAKRGVDVTGVTAIPGATAVSVCTLAEDGEKHLVYTSSVSQYPPVERLRDVDLRGVDWVHTSCLHPETAAVLAERARATGTPLSIDLEPAALGEGLPALAAALHGAEVVFLNEQTVARVGDVRAFAARHDLKAVVCTRGERGAVLTAGARETVVVPPPAGRMVDTTGAGDCLAGVYIARVLSGRDPREALRAAVVSATHACGHLGAQGGYPDRETTDALLGAVPSSP, encoded by the coding sequence ATGGCGTCGACGGCCCTGTTCTGCGGAGACATCGCGTTCGACGTGGCGCTCAGGGTGCCTCGCCACCCCGTTCCCGACGAGAAGACGCACGCGTACGAGCATCTGTTGAGCGCCGGCGGAGTGGCCGCCAACTCGGCGGTCGCCTGTGCCCGGCAGGGCGTTCGCACGTCGCTCCTCGCCGTGGTCGGTGACGATGTGCTGGGGACCTACGCCGTCGACCTTCTGGCGAAGCGCGGTGTCGACGTCACGGGCGTCACCGCGATCCCCGGAGCGACCGCGGTCTCGGTCTGCACGCTGGCCGAAGACGGTGAGAAGCACCTCGTCTACACCTCGTCCGTCTCCCAGTACCCGCCGGTGGAGCGGCTGCGCGACGTCGACCTGCGCGGTGTGGACTGGGTGCACACCTCATGCCTGCACCCCGAGACCGCCGCTGTGCTGGCGGAGCGGGCACGCGCTACGGGCACGCCGCTGTCGATCGACCTGGAGCCCGCCGCTCTCGGCGAGGGCCTTCCCGCCCTGGCCGCTGCTCTGCACGGAGCCGAGGTCGTGTTCCTCAACGAGCAGACGGTGGCCCGGGTCGGTGACGTACGGGCGTTCGCCGCCCGTCACGACCTCAAGGCTGTCGTGTGCACCCGGGGCGAACGGGGTGCGGTACTGACGGCAGGAGCGCGGGAAACGGTCGTCGTTCCCCCGCCGGCCGGCCGGATGGTCGACACCACCGGAGCCGGCGACTGTCTGGCCGGGGTCTACATCGCCCGCGTGCTCTCCGGCCGGGACCCGCGCGAGGCGCTGCGGGCCGCGGTCGTGTCCGCCACCCATGCGTGCGGCCACCTCGGCGCCCAGGGCGGATACCCCGACCGGGAGACGACGGACGCGCTCCTCGGAGCCGTACCCTCCTCCCCATGA
- a CDS encoding HAD-IA family hydrolase, with product MVHRPLGNHHVRPDTLLVTSDATKQTVPVADEKEPQREPGELSESVERAGPVERAETAEPAAGPEELAELVKGARYVLFDFDGPICRLFAGRPASMIARAQVEWLDGQGLGEALTPAERVDEDPHSALRSLGLQRPDSDLVVEMEKRLTDQELRAVRSAWPTEHADPLIRTWTAVGARLAITTNNAPEAARRYIEGRGLSACFEPHIYGRTQDLKLLKPDPYCLNRALQAMGAAPAATLMIGDTPTDLAAARAAGVGFLGYARNERKAGLLRDAGARHVIGSLQTLLGILIKRT from the coding sequence GTGGTTCACCGCCCTCTGGGAAACCATCACGTCCGACCTGACACTCTCCTAGTGACTTCAGATGCGACGAAGCAGACTGTTCCGGTGGCAGACGAGAAGGAACCTCAGCGGGAACCGGGCGAGCTGAGCGAGTCGGTGGAGCGGGCCGGTCCGGTGGAGCGCGCGGAGACGGCGGAGCCGGCCGCCGGGCCGGAGGAGCTGGCCGAGTTGGTCAAGGGCGCGCGCTACGTGCTCTTCGACTTCGACGGGCCGATCTGCCGGCTCTTCGCGGGCCGGCCGGCATCGATGATCGCCCGCGCGCAGGTGGAGTGGCTGGACGGACAGGGCCTGGGCGAGGCGCTGACCCCGGCCGAGCGCGTCGACGAGGACCCGCACAGCGCGCTGCGCAGCCTGGGTCTCCAGCGCCCCGACAGCGACCTCGTCGTCGAGATGGAGAAACGTCTCACCGACCAGGAGCTGCGCGCCGTCCGCTCCGCGTGGCCCACGGAACACGCGGATCCGCTCATCCGCACCTGGACCGCGGTGGGCGCGCGCCTCGCCATCACCACGAACAACGCCCCCGAGGCGGCCCGCCGCTACATCGAGGGCCGCGGCCTGTCCGCGTGCTTCGAGCCGCACATCTACGGCCGCACCCAGGACCTGAAACTCCTGAAGCCGGACCCGTACTGCCTCAACCGCGCGCTCCAGGCGATGGGCGCGGCCCCCGCGGCGACCCTGATGATCGGCGACACCCCCACGGACCTCGCGGCGGCGCGGGCCGCGGGCGTCGGATTCCTCGGTTACGCCCGCAACGAGCGCAAGGCCGGGCTGCTGCGGGACGCGGGGGCACGGCATGTGATCGGTTCACTGCAGACGCTCCTGGGCATCCTCATCAAGCGCACCTGA
- a CDS encoding TetR/AcrR family transcriptional regulator — protein sequence MRAATSAPRADTPTGRRRTRSSEPYPPPHDPRPHPHPHPSLRERKKQRTRASLSEAAIRLFMEKGYDHVSVAEVAAAAEVSKPTLFRYFASKEDLVLHRFADHEDEAARVVEGRAEGVSALEALRRQFVDGLARRDPVTGLCDHPAVLAYQRLLFGTPSLVARLYGYRERSEQALARALGGPVIEARLAAGQIVAVQRVLAEENGRRIAAGESADAVEEDAVRAAEVGFRQLADGLPDHLTGAGRPA from the coding sequence ATGCGTGCGGCCACCTCGGCGCCCAGGGCGGATACCCCGACCGGGAGACGACGGACGCGCTCCTCGGAGCCGTACCCTCCTCCCCATGACCCAAGGCCCCACCCCCACCCCCACCCCTCCCTCCGGGAGCGCAAGAAGCAGCGGACGCGCGCGTCGCTCTCCGAAGCCGCGATCCGGCTGTTCATGGAGAAGGGGTACGACCACGTGTCCGTCGCCGAGGTGGCCGCCGCGGCCGAGGTGTCGAAGCCGACCCTGTTCCGGTACTTCGCGAGCAAGGAGGACCTCGTCCTGCACCGGTTCGCCGATCACGAGGACGAGGCGGCGCGGGTCGTCGAGGGGCGGGCGGAGGGCGTGTCGGCCCTTGAGGCGTTGCGGCGGCAGTTCGTGGACGGGCTCGCGCGGCGGGATCCGGTGACGGGGCTGTGCGATCACCCCGCCGTGCTGGCGTACCAGCGGCTGCTGTTCGGGACGCCGTCGCTGGTGGCGCGGTTGTACGGGTACCGGGAGCGGTCCGAGCAGGCGCTGGCGCGGGCGCTGGGCGGGCCCGTGATCGAGGCGCGGCTCGCCGCCGGGCAGATCGTGGCCGTCCAGCGGGTGCTCGCCGAGGAGAACGGGCGGCGGATCGCGGCAGGGGAGTCCGCCGACGCCGTCGAGGAGGACGCGGTGCGCGCCGCCGAGGTGGGGTTCCGGCAGTTGGCGGACGGGTTGCCGGACCACCTCACCGGCGCCGGGCGGCCCGCTTAG
- a CDS encoding GntR family transcriptional regulator translates to MNDKSNARPGSAPGSPSRATSEEIADELRARIKAGTLRPGDRLPTQAALAEEFGVERGTVRNALQRLQADGLLTNVSKGSPPQVAPSAVEPPIGSRSARSILGPRLVAAFEDPDVRVDVACLTAETLMTALGEPLRHVYEGASRPRSVCLRVLLPSLEQDLDYPSPVAGWGHDEKLEKAVKERTRIQREAQSTVLRSNFAGLRRSGIDARIEFRYTIGTPSRKAYLLNRQEVLIGHYVPGRFLREVDEYAGPSPVELCDVEGFDTSMFVFDRSRGVGEATFVDAEQAMFDGVWDHVARGHA, encoded by the coding sequence GTGAACGACAAGAGCAACGCCCGCCCCGGATCCGCCCCCGGGTCCCCGTCGCGGGCCACGTCCGAGGAGATCGCCGACGAACTGCGCGCCCGCATCAAGGCCGGCACCCTCCGCCCCGGCGACCGGCTGCCCACGCAGGCCGCGCTGGCGGAGGAGTTCGGCGTGGAGCGCGGGACGGTGCGCAACGCGCTCCAGCGGTTGCAGGCGGACGGGCTGCTGACGAACGTGAGCAAGGGGAGTCCGCCGCAGGTCGCGCCCTCGGCCGTGGAGCCACCGATCGGCTCGCGCTCGGCCCGCAGCATCCTGGGTCCGCGCCTGGTGGCCGCCTTCGAGGACCCGGACGTACGGGTGGACGTGGCCTGCCTGACGGCGGAGACCCTCATGACGGCGCTCGGGGAGCCCCTGCGGCATGTGTACGAGGGGGCGAGCCGGCCGCGCTCGGTCTGTCTGCGTGTCCTGCTGCCCAGCCTGGAGCAGGACCTCGACTACCCGTCCCCGGTGGCCGGTTGGGGCCACGACGAGAAGCTGGAGAAGGCCGTCAAGGAGCGCACCCGCATCCAGCGGGAGGCCCAGAGCACGGTGCTGCGCAGCAACTTCGCGGGACTGCGGCGCAGCGGGATCGACGCGCGGATCGAGTTCCGCTACACGATCGGCACCCCGAGCCGTAAGGCGTACCTGCTGAACCGGCAGGAGGTGCTCATCGGCCACTACGTCCCCGGCCGCTTCCTGCGCGAGGTCGACGAGTACGCGGGGCCGAGCCCGGTGGAGCTGTGCGACGTGGAGGGGTTCGACACGTCGATGTTCGTCTTCGACCGGTCGAGGGGCGTGGGCGAGGCGACCTTCGTGGACGCGGAGCAGGCCATGTTCGACGGGGTCTGGGACCATGTGGCGCGGGGGCACGCCTGA
- a CDS encoding aminoglycoside phosphotransferase family protein produces MGAVIAPSASTSGQIADADVDDVWRGVVARAQRHGEGMSGHHNLNHVVTLSDQEAARLGLSADTRVMVRRRKPGIAPVVIRTWREEQAVLGAMGGTLRHVPQCLARFGDTSIHSYMEGTPLSSICRNGKPVDALLIEAFAGLLADMAKVPSHALPACPEYWPRDGDSRGFLRTLLIQAEGQIRQPNWAEFGGLFVALGVPENALRLSDVWAPNLTRRPFQLLHGDLHRDNVIVTYEGRRPFRLLESGPGREVGGITYDGEPPMVCVDWELATYGDPLHDLAVHLVRMQYPPDQESEVIRCWEKAMGQVRPEATRGLDADLRHYIDFEHAQSVYPDVIRAVGSLGENFSQSDLEGAAAEVHRALTVARRPLRLRNVLEPAAIEPLLYRWRVARGARHRGTFSASINWQRDERVQLREHFTASEVEEALWAEGAATARQVFKGTAHLGTVVRVAGYGPVMVRRKVGNATPIEPRSLSEHSVLRAIEDSGAAVSVPKVLALGVSDVEDQFTIQSYVGPSDIQSSPVHPVHGLLPGEAHDLVDQLVALSQVDNRSLTQDMSGVGFYAWMCSQLALMVRQFSRKTKDLAAMLGLPDEVELELRLLSHDVTDRHYSLLHGDLNPWNLVRQERGFGLALIDWEMAMVGDPLYDLVRHIHLTPTTREIRERMYSRWERCLPERFTRGWEGDVPAYRGLEQVRSAYVDLDRLVTGSGLDAPNVRRAVGSYKTTLRKALHWLEMPQATPQAANPYLALALPHADD; encoded by the coding sequence GTGGGCGCTGTCATCGCCCCGAGTGCCAGTACGTCCGGCCAGATCGCCGACGCGGACGTCGACGACGTGTGGCGTGGCGTCGTGGCGCGTGCGCAGCGTCACGGCGAGGGGATGAGCGGGCACCACAACCTGAACCATGTGGTCACGCTGTCCGACCAGGAGGCCGCTCGTCTCGGGCTGTCCGCCGACACCCGTGTCATGGTCAGGCGGCGGAAGCCCGGGATCGCTCCGGTCGTGATCCGGACGTGGCGCGAGGAGCAGGCGGTCCTGGGCGCGATGGGCGGAACCCTGCGGCACGTGCCTCAGTGCCTGGCGCGCTTCGGGGACACGTCGATCCACAGCTACATGGAGGGCACACCACTCTCCAGCATCTGCCGGAACGGCAAGCCGGTGGACGCCCTGCTGATCGAGGCCTTCGCCGGGCTGCTGGCGGACATGGCGAAGGTGCCGTCGCACGCGCTGCCCGCCTGCCCCGAGTATTGGCCGAGGGACGGCGACAGCCGAGGGTTCCTGAGGACCCTGCTGATCCAGGCGGAGGGGCAGATCCGTCAGCCCAACTGGGCCGAGTTCGGTGGACTGTTCGTGGCGCTGGGCGTCCCGGAGAACGCCCTGCGGTTGTCGGACGTGTGGGCGCCCAATCTCACCCGCCGTCCGTTCCAACTCCTCCACGGTGACCTGCACCGGGACAACGTCATCGTCACGTACGAGGGCCGTCGGCCGTTCCGGCTCCTCGAGAGCGGTCCGGGCCGGGAGGTCGGAGGCATCACGTACGACGGCGAGCCTCCGATGGTCTGTGTGGACTGGGAGTTGGCGACGTACGGGGATCCGCTCCACGACCTCGCCGTCCACCTGGTGCGGATGCAGTACCCGCCGGATCAGGAGTCGGAGGTGATCAGGTGCTGGGAGAAGGCGATGGGGCAGGTCCGCCCCGAGGCGACCCGCGGCCTCGACGCCGATCTGCGGCACTACATCGACTTCGAGCACGCCCAGTCCGTGTATCCGGACGTGATCCGTGCGGTCGGCTCGCTGGGCGAGAACTTCAGCCAGAGCGATCTGGAGGGCGCGGCGGCGGAGGTGCACCGCGCGCTCACCGTCGCCCGCCGCCCGCTCAGGCTGCGCAATGTCCTGGAACCGGCGGCGATCGAGCCCCTGCTCTACCGCTGGCGGGTGGCCCGGGGCGCACGCCACCGCGGCACGTTCTCGGCCTCCATCAACTGGCAGCGGGACGAACGCGTCCAGTTGCGTGAGCACTTCACCGCCTCGGAGGTCGAGGAGGCGCTGTGGGCGGAGGGCGCGGCCACGGCCCGGCAGGTCTTCAAAGGCACCGCCCACCTGGGCACGGTCGTTCGCGTCGCGGGCTACGGGCCCGTCATGGTGCGCCGGAAGGTGGGCAACGCGACCCCGATCGAGCCCCGGTCGCTCTCGGAACACTCGGTGCTCCGGGCGATCGAGGACTCGGGTGCGGCCGTCAGCGTGCCCAAGGTCCTCGCGCTGGGGGTCAGCGACGTCGAGGACCAGTTCACCATCCAGTCCTACGTGGGGCCCTCCGACATCCAGAGCAGCCCGGTGCACCCGGTGCACGGACTGCTTCCCGGCGAGGCGCACGACCTGGTGGACCAGCTGGTGGCACTGTCGCAGGTCGACAACCGGTCGTTGACCCAGGACATGAGCGGCGTCGGCTTCTACGCGTGGATGTGCTCCCAACTCGCTTTGATGGTGCGGCAGTTCTCGCGCAAGACCAAGGATCTCGCCGCCATGCTGGGCCTGCCCGACGAGGTCGAGCTGGAGCTCAGGCTGCTCAGTCATGACGTGACGGATCGTCACTACAGCCTGCTGCACGGTGACTTGAATCCCTGGAACCTGGTGCGACAGGAACGCGGCTTCGGTCTCGCGCTCATCGACTGGGAGATGGCGATGGTGGGTGACCCGCTGTATGACCTCGTGCGGCACATCCATCTGACGCCGACGACCAGGGAGATCAGGGAGCGGATGTACTCCCGCTGGGAGCGGTGTCTTCCCGAGCGCTTCACCCGAGGCTGGGAGGGGGACGTCCCCGCCTACCGCGGCCTCGAACAGGTCCGCTCGGCCTATGTGGACCTGGACCGGCTCGTCACCGGCTCCGGCCTGGACGCTCCCAATGTCCGGCGGGCCGTCGGCTCCTACAAGACGACCCTCCGCAAGGCCCTTCACTGGCTGGAAATGCCTCAGGCGACACCGCAGGCAGCCAATCCCTACCTTGCCCTGGCCCTGCCGCACGCGGACGATTGA
- a CDS encoding winged helix-turn-helix domain-containing protein, producing the protein MTNGRSGGSGGREVFRVVEELRARMAGGDYPLGSLLPAQRKLADEFHISRDTVQRALEQLAGEGWIEARQGSGTRVIRAQQVQSYTARAAKEGRVTLREFFDEAFAGPDVVLDVCTLTSESLDTQVKGQIDRIRSGLTAPRSISIRMLLPTESLELPYPRALDDAGGELTAQLRQRLLGITRRHSGSIRAELRQLQAEKLVESARIDIRHVDLTPTFKLYLINGTQALHGPYEVIERPIVLGDTEVDALDVLGLGAMLTHYAVDQNNPDSRGSVFMKAWQAWFDSVWTNLAH; encoded by the coding sequence GTGACGAACGGCCGGAGTGGTGGGAGTGGCGGCAGGGAGGTCTTCCGTGTCGTGGAGGAGCTGCGGGCCCGCATGGCCGGCGGCGACTACCCGCTCGGCTCCCTCCTCCCGGCGCAGCGCAAGCTGGCCGACGAGTTCCACATCTCCCGGGACACCGTGCAGCGCGCTCTGGAGCAGCTGGCCGGCGAGGGCTGGATCGAGGCGCGCCAGGGCAGCGGCACGCGGGTCATCAGGGCGCAGCAGGTGCAGTCGTACACGGCGCGGGCGGCCAAAGAGGGCAGGGTGACGCTGCGTGAGTTCTTCGACGAGGCGTTCGCCGGGCCCGACGTCGTCCTCGACGTCTGCACGCTCACGTCGGAGTCGCTCGATACGCAGGTGAAGGGGCAGATCGACCGGATCAGGTCGGGCCTGACGGCGCCGCGCAGCATCTCCATTCGTATGTTGCTGCCGACGGAGTCACTCGAATTGCCGTATCCGCGGGCACTGGACGACGCGGGCGGGGAACTCACCGCCCAGCTCCGGCAGCGGTTGCTGGGGATCACGCGGCGGCACAGTGGATCGATCCGGGCGGAGCTGCGCCAGCTCCAGGCCGAGAAGCTGGTGGAGTCCGCGCGCATCGACATCCGGCATGTGGACCTCACGCCGACCTTCAAGCTGTACTTGATCAACGGCACGCAGGCGCTGCACGGCCCGTACGAGGTGATCGAGCGGCCGATCGTCCTGGGGGACACCGAGGTCGACGCCCTGGACGTCCTGGGGCTCGGGGCGATGCTCACCCACTACGCCGTGGACCAGAACAACCCGGACTCGCGCGGATCGGTCTTCATGAAGGCCTGGCAGGCGTGGTTCGACTCGGTGTGGACGAACCTGGCGCACTGA